The Populus nigra chromosome 4, ddPopNigr1.1, whole genome shotgun sequence genome contains the following window.
AGACACTTGCTTGATTGATGATGTTGAGACCATATATATCCTCCAGAAGAATTGAATTTTTCCATTAATTTGGGCTGAACCATTGGGATGGATTGTCACCGCAACTCCGGGCAAACTGAATAATCCATCGGCTAACAGCATCAAACACAGTTTGAGCACATCCTCTTGCTCATGACCAAGAACTTGGCATCCCATGTCATATTCACATTGAGCACTGATTGTGAAGGCATTTAACTGTTGTGAAAACTTCACATTGTACCTCTCGGTAGTCTTCCTAGGCGTTTCATGTTTTTAACTTCAGATTCACATTAAAGAAAGCCCAAATATATCCAAATTTTCTTTCTAGAGTAGATGATTGAAGTTGCATGTTGTTCTATAAACACTACTGTGTGATGAAGTGCTCTATTTTTCTATCAGTAACTATGATGTTTTGGTAAAAACAAATCTGGTTGGGAATAAAATCCTGCTTAGACAAGTTCTGGGTTGACGGGTCACTAGTTTGACTAGCTAATTAGCTGAATCGAGTTTTATAATCATGATGAGTAACCCTcgcttatatttttctaataattttccCCTTATATGGTGGCAGAATAGGGTTGGAAGATTGATAGGAGGCATTGAGTTTCTTGAACTATGTGGGTTTGAAAGAATCGAAGAGGACAAATTCTTGTTTCTTCCTCGTGATAAGGTTGACTTGGCTGTTCTAACTTCTAAACTCAGCAGGACTGGAGATAAAGTCTGCAATGTCGAATCCTTTCTTTGGACTTCTCTCCCATGCGTAAGATATCATAATCGGTGTTATATCAGGTTACTTTCTCGATTCTTAATCAAGTTGTAAACTTCGAGATAATCGAAACGAGAAgaaaatatacaagaaaataTACAAGACATGTGTGTGTTAATTTTACAGTCTAATGCAGCGCAGCTCTCCTTCTAatcatttttattgatatacCACAAATTAAGCTACTGCAAGCGTAGCTACAACTTGAAATTGCTAGCCAAGTACTGTATGTATTTCGTAATTATTCCATCAATAATCTGTGGAACTCGTCCACTTGATCATCAGGCAGGTCCAGGCAAATATTAAGGCCTCCATCACCTTCTAGTCCAGGCAACAGGAAGACCAAACCAGGTTTTAACACAACTGGAGTAGCATATTTAAGTTTCCCCCATGAAAATACATCTTCCTCTAGCCCCAGCCGAAACCATGCCACTAATGAGAAGCTATTCTCATTGCAAGGCGTCCCTCTGTGGACCTCTAACCAATCTATCCCAGACCTCACATACTCATCATCGAATCTCTCTACCCCTTCTTGCACTTTCCTTACAATGTAAGAATCCTCTTTGTCCTTGAGTTCTCTCACACTTGCTCGTGCACATCCGGGAACCAAAGCATTCCCAGCAAATCCAATTTGAACTGGTGGCACCACAATTCTTCTCACGTCAACTGGAAACAACATTGTGCTACATACCTCATCATGAATCTTTGTTGCAATGCTCCTTGCCTTCCATACCTTTGCAGCTATGGCGTGAAAAGTGGTGCACCTTTTCAATTTCCCATCCGTGAGGGCTGCCATTTTTAGGCTGGCAATGCGTTGAGGGGGGATATGGATCAAATGAGTCGTATTATGTGGAGTACTAAAGTGCATGACATTAGTGCACCTTTTGCCTCCAACTGAGAAAAGGTTGTCTCTAGTTTCACTGGGTTTGGAGTACTCATGGTGTGGGTGACTAATTCTTGGTGGGTTCCTAGCTTTGAAGATTGTTCGATCAGGATTTGGAACTATGACCAAATCATCACCTCGAGTGAATGCAGCCAAGTTTTTCTCAAAATCCCTGGCAGCAGCCCCGTCCAAGACACAGTGATTGTAGCGGGAGGCAAGTGCTAAACTTCCACATCTGAATTGTGTCAACTATCAAAACAGAAGATTAAGCTTTTAAATCAGAATAAAATGTCTCCTAGAAATCAATTTTGTAAGACGTTTAAGAtggaaaagggaaaggaaaaaaagctaACAAGTAATGGTAGTAGTTGAACCTGTATATAAAGAAGGGGCTTGTCTTTGAACTCCATTTCATCCTCTCCCTCTTCACGCAAGAAAGCCACCAGCTGTTTGAAATCTGGTTTGGGTGCAAAGAGCCCACCAAGCTGGCTCAATCTGGTGTCAGTTCTAGCTGCAGCAACAACAATACCAGCACCATTACAGTCAATCTCCAACCTACTGTTATCTTCCAAAGCTGGCACAAGCCGTCCAGCAAAGAAGTCGTAAGGCACTAGCAAGGAACGGAGTGCACGGTATAGGGTATTGTAAGATTCAGAGAAGCTGATTTTGTTCTCTGGAGGATCATAAAAGGAAACGGATTCTTGATATGCAACAAGAGGCAAGTCTAAGTTTGATAAGAAAATTCGCCTTCGATTTGTGGGCATCTCTGGTACAATCACAACTTTCTCCACCAACTTCAccccctccatatttttcgttgAGTTTTCTCACCTTGCCTTCCCTTCTTCATTTTGTGCTCGCTTAAATATTGAACCTTCATTTCCTCACCATTTATGATATATAGAAATGTAACTGTGCGTAGTTTCTGTATTAAATGAAAGAGTAGTTTCTTAGGTCAACACGAACGTCAAGAAGAGAAACGTAAAATGTGTAGACTTAAATATCCATGATATTAGATGTTTTTTCTAagaataaaatagtaatttcattaatattagtacaaataaataaatattatctaataaaCTAAGAGATTtgcatcaaattttatttatttaaatattataaataaatataatggattGTTTGGGAGGGTGGTTATGACTGTTTTTCACTCGGaaacgtatcaaaataatatttttttattttttaaaaattatttttaatatcagtacatcaaaataatttgaaaacaccaaaaaaaaattaatttaaaacaaaaaaataaaaaaattaaacttttttaaaaatactttaaaaacacaaaaataaacagggtattaaaaaactagtttttcaaCTTtgaataatttagatttttatctatttttattttagctgCTGAactttatttattcttatttactTCCTATTTGTTATTATACTTCAATATTGAATTAGAAACcacatttacaaaaaaaaattttatgttgttcTTAACAATACAATAGataaatcaaaaaccaaaattattttttaaaaaagatcttTTCACACTTTCTTTGTTCACGTGATGTAAAATGTTCAATTATGTCCCACAAGTTTTacttcttttatatttgatccCTTGTTTTTGGCTTTTTATGCTTcagtttgtaaattatttttttttctgtgtttagtCCCTAATTGTCTAGAGAAGGGAAAGAAAGCAGCCATAGTCTCCTTGAAAaaataggggaaaaaaaatatggcatGTGGGCTGGAATTTAAGGCCCAGACATGCTTGGAATTTATGGTTTTGAATCAGGCGTGTTTGTTCAATATCaatgtttaagttttaattaaaaaaataacctcgTGAACATTttgtaatgaaaataaaatattgatttaattattttttattatatgattttttatattacatatttaattattttatataaaaattatcgatttattatttttttattcaaactttcttttaaaattatgataatttttaattttaaaaacaatatttcttaaaaaaaaaacatttttttaatagaaaaagagTTAACTCACTTCGTCTATTCTCAATTTGTCCGATCCTTTTTCAGATTAGGTTACATGGGTCATTAGGCCGATTCAAAGTTCAGGTTCAGTTTCATGAATGCTATATATCCTGATAGTATTTAGtattatgataattataatagtgataattttttaatatattttttatttaaaaatatattaaaataatatttttattattattttttaaattttattttaatatcaatatatcaaatgatttaaaaatattttttaaaaaataattttaagtaaacAGCATTTTACTGTAATGTACAGTAATTAATCTTTGCCTACCTATTGTaaccataataaattaaatttgtaaaatatttaatggatgagttgaataaattttattcaactCTCTCTCGAGTTGGTCTCACAAGTGAGATCCAgtgttcattttatttcttctaaaCTAGGGTTAAGTTGACTGTAATTATCAAAAACAcactataatttaattatataaaaaaatcacgttAATTTATTATCGAAACTGCAATATTTATATGTATCATATTTtaatagcttttattttttacccagctagagaaaaaataatttggttaacaaattaatttttatttttttgtattgagcatcacatataattatatttcaaatcttaattttatataaattaaaataacttacttttaaaaattcatatcacagtaattttaaccaaacatatatttttttaaatcactactaaaatatttttttaaaatcgcAATAACAAAAGCTACTACAATAccccacacacaaaaaaaaatagcatgtttGAATTATTAGGCAAActtatgatggtttttttttaagtaatataAGATAAGAAAGAggattatgttaaaaaaattaattgatagatGAAAATTACAAAAGTTGTTATGAAACCATATATTACATATGGATGTCTATTTTCCACCtctttattttcaggttcatttATCATCTTtaaattcatttgaattttgCAAGTATTAATGTACATTAGATTATAAATAAAGTATTGTTGAGATGATAACAGGATACAACTATATTTATAAGATTACATGAAATAAGAatgctttctttttgtttctatgatctttattgttcttatttattctatttactctttattgaatatattgtcaagttttaaatatttagttttataatatgtTATCAACACAATTACTCCTCACTTTCATcctaaaacaaataatcatatttgatttgtggataaataataaaatgtatgtttttttatctaatccTTCTAATTATTTAAgtgaatcataaattttttgaattttataacaaatttattcaatatttgaccgaatatttattataacgtttaaattaaatttttaacaattttgatATTTCATGAAGTAACTTATAACACTTGATATTATAGGTAAGAATTATTTATCAGGGTACTCTTTGATGCCAAAATTCATTTGGACACCATTaaagatcaaaatgaaacatctagtcaaaacaagaaaaatgtcATGATTTTCTTATGTCATCATCTTcataaaaagttgaaaattgaGTATCTCACAATCAGAAATCCTTTTATTCTTTggcaaaacttaaaagaaagatATGATTATCAAaggacaattatttttttagaaggtCGCCATGATTGAATACATTTATGATTGCAGGATTTTAAATTGACAAgtgaatataattttacaatgtttaatattaattctaaattaaaattatatggaGATAATATCATCGATGGAgatatgttagaaaaaaaatattatatacttTTCACGCCTCAAATACACTCAGGCTTTCTTTATTTTAGGTCAACTTAATTTTGtcaccaaataattttttttgtaataattttacTCAATCTTTAGAAATTATTAACTAAgaaatttatctattttaaaatgCATACATCCATATTGTCTAAATTgcaattttataaataacttattttgagactaaaattgatataattgtataaaataatttaggtGTATAATTTATACTATTTCAATAGTATAAATATGCATTTCATATtcccccttttatttttataaccatAGTTAGATTCGCCGATTAAgggtttgtttgaaattatggttgctgttcaaagtgttttttacttagaaatatatcaaaattattttattatttttttaaaattatttttgagatcaacacattaaaacgatccaaaaaaatataaaaaaaaatactttttagccaaaaaaatgaattttttaaaaatacaggttGGACCGCGTTCCCTAAAGACCCTTGCAAGTTTTACTTCTTTCCGAAACTTTTTAacaaaatgatgatattttaattttttttattaaaagaatcaaaaaaaaagatagttcaagtgatttttcaaaaattataatttaagtcGACTCCTCCAAATCACTATTCAAGCCCAAGGCTGAGCCCCAAATTGGATCTTTTGACTATATTTATGACCAAATTCCCACCATATATGAAGTGATGTTCATAGTTATAAAAACTGAATCGGCTTGGTGGATCAATTAAAAGGTCGATTTAAGACTCGCATGATCTCCAAGTTAaactaattcaaattaaaaaaaatagtggaaGAAATTGTCCAGCCTTgacccattaaaaaaacatctgattacttatgatataattaattcggataaaactagataaaaacttattgatatttttctattaaaataatatctttttaataatttttttttatataaaatagaattaaccaAGTTAATCCTCTTGACTATGACACAAATTTTATCATGATTTAACTTCtaaatcgagttttaaaacaatagatatgataaaaaaaatacgacgaggtgaaaatataaaacattaaagaaaattGACCAGCcttaacttattaaaaaacCTCGATTACTTATGATATAATCGATTCAGTTATAACTAGGTAAAAATCTCAttaattttgtgttaattttttttgtcaaaataatattattttgagttaaaaaataaaccaactaCACTAACATTGCCATAATTCAACTCCTAAATCAAGCTATCAAGTTTTTAAAACAATGGGTACGACACAAAATAACACAAGGGCCGAAAGCGTAAATTTCCATTACAGTCCCTTCTTCCCTTTCCACGTCTTTAATTAGCATTCAGCagtaacatttatttattttctcacaAAAAGTAAACTAAATAAACTTTAAGCAATAAATCTCagttccttttatttatttattttccgaGAATTTAAAATCCCACCTTCCCCGATAACAAAGAAGCGACTGCTTTTTGATAGGGTTTGCTTCTCTCTCTTCGGGCTCAAAATCACATTCTAAAGTTCTGCAATTCGCCaaattagggttagggttttaaCTATGTATGCTGATCGCGTAGACGCTGCAGCGAAGACTTCAATAAAGGATCGCCTTAACGGCAATTCCATCGGCGACTCCGCTCGCCTCCGTCATATTACTGGCAAAAGGTTTTGTTTCCCTTTCTCTACTGTTTCACtttacttgaattttaatttatgtttgattttattgatttatcaaGGAGAATTTAGGGTTTgtggaggtttttttttgggttaaaaaagttaatatttacAATGAGAATCTGTATTTTAGCATTAGAAGAAAAACAGTTGAGCTAAGCGTCTAGCTTCATCCacattgtaaaataaaaatgagaatcGGCGCTTCGCTAGGGAATTATATTGGGAATTGCATTTCAAAGAgagttttattagtttatggTCATACTTGTAGAGATTAAAAACCCGGGAGCTTGGTATTCGATTCTCACTCTGTGATATGATCGTCTTGTTTTAACTGTTGATTTTGACTACTTGTTTCTGTGTGAGAAGATCGAATGTTTGTGGACGAAGAACGCCTGTTCTTTTGATGCCTAAAATATGAATAAGCgttgcatatttttttgggAAAAGTGTGGGAGTTTCTGGACTTGTAGATTCATTTTCCATGCTGTATGTGAGAGATTGAGATTGTTTATCAGAGTAGAGCAATTGGTTATATCAATTATAGGCTCTGTATGGGTGAACTGATTTTTCAGTCAAGCAAAAAGCTGCAATTGGTTTATCAATTATAGGCTCTGCAACAAAAGGACTTGTGAGAATCTGCTTTCTATATTTGGGTTCCATTCGGTATGACTTTTAGTAAATGATTCAAGTTGTTTTGTAACTTTTGACTCAAAGAAAAGTTATAAACATGTTTGGTTACAAATGATTTTGGACTTAAATCTAATAAATGTTGTAAAATTGAGTCAAAAGTTTGCTTTAGTGACAAGTTAaagtttttaacttttaagtttCATGATTCTTATATTagctatttaaaagaaaaaattgttttgagtcATTTGTTGCCAAACATACTTCTATCtgaactcttttttattataagttaTTTATGTAAAATGACTTTTGATTGATGACTCGAAGTTAATAGTTACTTTTCATTGGTCAAACCTAACAgactcttggtttttttttccttccaaatcaAGTCGTTGGTTACATGGGTTATGCCTTATGAGAGTACATGTCTTTTGCTACTACtagactcaatttttttttctttttctttttttatccattgTAAATTGAATGAATCTCTTTCATAATGATGCTCTTATATAATTGTTGTCCCGGTTGTTTTCATATTGTTCTCGAGTGTCCTAATATCCAAAACAGTATCACTGAGTAAATATCACATTATTTGCAGGCAGAGGCAAGATGATAAATGGGAACATGATCTCTATGATGATGGTGGACCACGTGTTTCAAGTATGGATTGACTATGACAGAATTACTGGACCTAAAAATTGCTGCTATTGTTGGATGCAACTAAATCAACTATATTTTCTCATGACTTTTTCTTAATGACTTGTGAAGATCACAAAATTGATGCTCGAGATCTTCGGTTAAAGCTCCAAAGGAAAAGTTTCCAGCAAGCATCTCCCCGTTCAGGTGTGCGGGATCTGCGTGAAAAACTATCGGGGACGATGAATTCACAGCCAGCAAATGTTGATCCACCCAAACCAAAAATAGCTGTTGCTAAACCAGCCAGGAGAAGTGTTGCTGTTGAAGCTCCTGAACCAGAGATTAAAAAAACTGCCATTGTGGTTTCTAGAAAAGGATATCAGCAGAAGGCATGAATCTTATCTTATTCTCTCATCAAGTGTTTGCTCTGCTTCTGTTTTCTTGATGTTTTCCATTAATGCTGAAGCCTAAATTTTctgatttattgatatttagaAATTATTGTTCAGGTTACCTTTTTAGCTTGGGTTTATGTCATTCAGTCATATGCATGTTTCGCTGTGCCTTGTTTCTCAGAACTTTCTCAATTTTGAATGAAGTTTTGGAGAGTTGCGAGCTTGTAATATTGTGTCTGAATAGTTATGAACCTGAGGTATTAAGCTCGCTGTCAATTTGAAAAAGACTATAAGAAGGAAAATGTTTGTGTTAGCCCTTGAGTTTATTAGTTTTATCAGTCAACTTAtcactttaaaaacaaatgaaggaaCTCCGCTCTGTCTAGTTAGAGGTTTCGATTATGCTTAGGTGCCTTGATGCACTGTGGTGgaggcagtttttttttttttccattttttccctttttgtgATTTGTCAATTGACTGAAATCTTGATCAGTTGATGCTATGGTGAAAAATTATAGACTGCTGCGACAATTAATGATTTTAGCTAACAGGAACTGCTTGAAGCAATTGAATTTGTACTAAACTTCAGCATTAGTAAATGTTTAGGTATGCATTCCATGACAACTAGATACCAGGAAGTTCTTGTAGATATGTCATTATAGGATCACTTAGTTGTGTTATGCTTTCTGCGTTGTGTATTTATTTCCAAACAGTTAATTGCTTGGCAGTTAATCATGAGGCTTAGTGTTGTTTATTGATCCTTTAGGGTGATAAGGCAAAGCCttctattaattttaagttgaaagaagaaaaaggcgTTCACATAAGAAGAGCATTTTGGGATGGCTCTACTATACTGTTAGTGCCTAAAATTCCAAGTCGGGTTATAACATGTCAATTAGAGTTAAGAAACCTCTGTTTGCCTGTAAAATCATTACTGCAGACCTGTTTTGCTATTTCTAACTCTTTAATCTTTTTTGCAGACGGATTCATCTGTGGATGGCTTTTTGCAGTCATTGGGTCTTGAGAAATATCTCATTACTTTTCAAGCTGAGGAGgtacaattttttgtttttatacttaAAATATGTGCACATGTATATCATCTTCAGGAGTTTTCTCTTGATTATTAACATGCTCCAATATATACAGGTGGATATGACAGCTCTTGTACACATGAATGATGAAGACCTGAAGGCTTTAGGGATACCAATGGTAAACTCAAGCTTGATCTCTTGGCCAGGATATGCTTAAATCATGGCtgattttttctattgaaaGTCTGTAGTTCTTGATCATTAGGAttcagagagagagatcatCTCAGAGATCAGTAACTCAGGCAACTGTCTAATGTCCAGTTTCCGTCTTCTTTTTAAGACTTATCCTAACTTGCTGTCATCATTTTAAGCATTCTGTTTTCAACAAGTATAGTAGCTGggtgcataaaaaaaaacatttaatctgGATCAAAGTTGCTAAGTTAGGATGAAAGGGTTTTctttaaaatgatctaaaatccTTGGATCCTTTTGAGTGAAGAGATTTGCTGGGATGAGAGAATTTTGACCATATTCTGCCTTCTCAATCACCTGCTCTCTTCCTCACAAACACTATTCCCTTCAACCCTAcgtgcacaaaaaaaaaaaaaaaaaacccaaacaaacaAGAATAGTAATACTTGTGCCCGTTTTCAACTATTGGAAAtggtgtctttgtttttttaaacaatttgcATAATATGCTGTGCTATTAGACCAGGACTCTGCTGTGTTTTTATGAATGACTGTTATTATTATGTGATCTTCTTTCATCACTTCATTTGACAAATTGAAATCTCATTTTTTATCTCAACTTGAAGGCAATTGCTTCTGGGATGAGGCATTCACTTGTCATAACATTATGATTTtacttttctcccttttttgcCCTTCACAGATTGcatggatttaatatttctttgatATTTAACAGTCTGATgcccgcccccccccccccccccccccccacacacacacacacacacttgcaAATTAATCGACTGTTCTGGTTATGCCTGTCTTGCATGATAAAAGCATGAATGCTAGAAACTGGAAGGCCTCACGTGCACCATGATACTTCACAATAATGTGATATGCCTTGTTTATACACTCTACTAGGCACCCACCTGCCTTCTTAGCTTTTCTCTCCCTCCCTACGACTTTCTGTATGCTGTTTACAATTCGAAATGCTCTGATGGTCTGCTTCCACTTTTTGATTCCTGATCAGATGTTGGTTCATTTTGGTGGTTTCAGGGCCCAAGGAAGAAAATACTCTTAGCGTTGGAATCAAGGGGCTGAGATTTAGGAGACGATGTATTATTGGTTTGTCCCCCCGGTTGGTACAGGCCTTCATGTAAACATCTTCCCTTTGTTTTCCCTAGTATTGCTACAGTGTCTTTTTCCGGTTAATTATTGTGAAACCAGTATGAGTGGCTAACTCTCGACAAAGGTAGAAGCTCTTTTCGTCTTGGCTCCTTTGGATTTTATGGATATTAGATAGTAGGTACAACCTTAAATTGGTGCAATCTTTGTGCTTCGTTTAGCTTTTTTGCTGTTCTGCATATCTTTTTGGGCTGTTTCTGTTTTCCAAgctcttaaaatttaaacctCTTCCCACTTGGGAGCATGGAAATTTATCAATTAATCAAAgataattgaacaaaaatataattttattggggAGTATGTTCCTCTCTTGATGACAATACATCAAAGAACTGTATGCAAATTCgttcattaattaaaatattatttaaatttaaattttaaataggaACCAAACAGAAATATTTAATCAATGTTCCtcaattgatgaaattaattgagatattatttaattaagatattatttaaattttaaattcaaattgaaactaaacaaaaacatcattcaaaagtatttaaaaaaaactgatttttttttaaatttttaattatttgttttttttttgtgtttttaaatgatgatataaaaaatgatttttttaatatatatattttttaaaaaattaagaagcaaCCATCCTAGCTTGAGACTAAGTTCCTGACTTGGTGACAAAATATCAAAgaaccttttaaatttatttagaggTTTTCGATTTTACATTACACTTTTCCTTGCGAGAATCAATTGTGTGCAATTACATATGAACTGTGCTATGAATTACTAGTTGCTTAACATGAAAGCTGGCTTTCCATCAAGAGTTGTAAAGAGGAAGAATGAGTCTGCCTCCATTTAGTTGCCTCTAGTAGTAGTGTGTTTGTCTTgcgttttaaagtgttttttgaaatacatttgaactaaaaaaaaatgatttaattacctaattataataaacaaaaaaaataaaaaatacttgagCTTCTTCACTAAATAAGCCTCAAATAAACACAGCAGCTCCAAGAAAATTCCCAGGAAACAATCGATTCCTTCATAATcacagaaaatagaaaatagaaagcCTCTAATAAGCCTTCACTGGGTCAAATGGATTCAATGATTGCTTGTATTGTGAACAGTTTTCTTCCTTGGGTGTTTGGTATTTTTTGGCATTTGTGATGGGGTTTAAAACCTTTGGAAGGAACTAGGACGTGGCCTGTAAGTATTAGCCAATGATTAGATACAAGCAGCAACCAAACTGGAAGATAAATACCCGAAGTGCAGCCCCTTGCTCACTAAATTGCCTCTGCGATGTCATCTGGAACCCTTCTCTCCGGCAGATGGGGCCTTGTTCATGAAAAATCACTTCCACGGCTAGGAACTAAGATGCCACCTTTTCTTTAGCCTTCCATAGCACGTACTTTGCCTTTTCTTGCTTGTATCTTCTCCATTCTCTTAATGCAGCAAGGAGGACATGCATTGAAACTGGCAAGAAGAATGGCTGTGCAAATAGTACCAAAACCACATGTAAGAATAAATCCGGGCGATTAAAAAACTTGACAGTGGTACTCTACAGAAATTTGTTAGTATAGGAAACTCAAATaggataaagaacaaaaaaaatagctctCAGAAACATACCGAGTACACTGCAAAACAGTGCTCAAATGAGTAGTAGCTGACAGACATGATTGATGGGTGGAAGAAGGCATCCTCTGCCAAAGATCTTGCTTGTCTTGAGGACACTGAGACAACAAGATTAAACTCATATTTAGGCTCCCCTTGATGATTCAGAGTTTTGACAGGAAATCCTCATCTGGAGGAACAAGAATGGAGCTGCAAAGTAGTGCATAGGAACATACCAGCTGAAGCATCGTAAAATCCAAGAGAGGCGTTAACTCGAGCTAATTTTGCTGCTTCAAGGGAAAATTTTACCTGTACAAAGAGATGAAATATCACGACAAATGACAACTCAAGCAGGACAAGATTCAAAGGATAATAAGCAATGACAATAGTAAATTccaggaaaaaaatcattaggtAAATTTGGAATACAAAGATTAACAAGCCTTGGGAATGAAATGGCCAAGAATAACATAGAATATATACTCTGTAATTTAGCATGAGAAAGAACAAAGTGATTACATGTTACAGTAACAGAGTTGGCCCCACGTTCCTGCTTATCTGGAAATTAAGATGCACTGTTTGTATCGGGAGGAACCTCCTAGGAAtaggaattgattttgttttaaaagaaataaactttTCCATAAAAGAGActttgattgaaaattacagAGACCATTTAtggccaaaaaacaaaaagaacagaTATTTAGATACCAAATAAttctttgataaaattaaataattttaaaaagacttcgaaaaaggaaattattttataaaatccaaaaaaggtCATAACAAGTCTTGGCTCAAAAATAGGAAATATTTAC
Protein-coding sequences here:
- the LOC133691697 gene encoding acyltransferase GLAUCE-like encodes the protein MEGVKLVEKVVIVPEMPTNRRRIFLSNLDLPLVAYQESVSFYDPPENKISFSESYNTLYRALRSLLVPYDFFAGRLVPALEDNSRLEIDCNGAGIVVAAARTDTRLSQLGGLFAPKPDFKQLVAFLREEGEDEMEFKDKPLLYIQLTQFRCGSLALASRYNHCVLDGAAARDFEKNLAAFTRGDDLVIVPNPDRTIFKARNPPRISHPHHEYSKPSETRDNLFSVGGKRCTNVMHFSTPHNTTHLIHIPPQRIASLKMAALTDGKLKRCTTFHAIAAKVWKARSIATKIHDEVCSTMLFPVDVRRIVVPPVQIGFAGNALVPGCARASVRELKDKEDSYIVRKVQEGVERFDDEYVRSGIDWLEVHRGTPCNENSFSLVAWFRLGLEEDVFSWGKLKYATPVVLKPGLVFLLPGLEGDGGLNICLDLPDDQVDEFHRLLME
- the LOC133690745 gene encoding uncharacterized protein LOC133690745 translates to MYADRVDAAAKTSIKDRLNGNSIGDSARLRHITGKRQRQDDKWEHDLYDDGGPRVSNHKIDARDLRLKLQRKSFQQASPRSGVRDLREKLSGTMNSQPANVDPPKPKIAVAKPARRSVAVEAPEPEIKKTAIVVSRKGYQQKTDSSVDGFLQSLGLEKYLITFQAEEVDMTALVHMNDEDLKALGIPMGPRKKILLALESRG